GAAGAAGTCCCTGCAAATATTGCTGAAAAGATTATTGAAGAATCAAAAGCAGAAAAATAGATAAGTATATAATTATAAAATCCACCCTTCTACGATATAACACATTAGGTAAGGGTGGATTTTTTTACATATGAAGAACTAAAGGAGATAGTATATGCGTAATGAAAGATTACCTGCAGAGGAAAGAAAATGGCAGATAAGATATGCTGCTAAAAATGTATTTCTTAGTAAGGGATTTCATAACACAACTATGGAAGACGTTATTGCCGAGAGCAAAATGAGTAAGGGTGGAGTTTATAGATATTATAAAAGTACTTCTGATATGCTCTATGACCTAATGGAAGATGGTTGTGAATATAGATACAATATAGTAGATAATTTTTTGACTATAAATAAAAATTTGGATAAATATGATGCTGTTGCAGAAATGATTACAGAAAAAATTCTAGATGATAATGAACTTTCTAAGGTTTATGTTATGTTTCTTCAAGAAAAGCAATATGATGAAAATTTAGAAAAATTATTTTTGAAATTGAAAGAAGAGACTTTCATTGAGTTAAAAAAACTCTATGAAAAATTTGGTTTTTCTTTTAATTATTATGAATATGATTTTTTAACAGACTTTATGAACAGTCTAATCTTAGGAAGAGAAATATTAACTGCAAAAAATTCATTTTCTAAGAACAGAGTGGTTCTTAAAAAATTTATTTATGATTATCTAAAAAATTTAGAAGAGTAGTATAACTGCTCTTTTTTTATTGTGAAACAACAAGGCTGCCGGGAGCTCACCCGATTCGAAGCATCGTGGAAGGGTGGGATTCTTATTGATAAATTAAAGTTATCTATTACAATTTTGAAATGATATTTTTTAAAAATATTTTAAATGAAATTTTCAGAATTTTAATAAAATAAATTTTTAACAAAGTTTTTTTATAAAAAATATTGGATTAATTGCCATAATTGAATTAATAAAATATATCATTAATTATAAATAGGTACCATTTTTATTGTTGTTTTGGTTTTTATACTTTTTTTATCGATAATATATAAACAATTATATATATTAATTAAATGTTATATACTGAAATAGAAAAGTGTAAGAAATACTTTAAATCCTTTTATTAGATTATAACACAATATTTTTTAATTATATATTCTATGATAAAATTATAGAAAAATACAGGAGGATTTATATGAATCAAAAAATGTTTAAAAAATTCCTTGTTGCTATGTTGGCATTTAATATTTTTACTACTACAGCATTTTCAATGCAAGTAAATGGAAGTAAGACTACATATGCACAAGAAAAACAAGATTTTGCTTTTGTTATTACAGATCAAAAAGGTCCTATTATGACTAAGGATTTTACGTTTGAAGTTATAAATGAAAAAGGTGAAATTTCAAAGGTAAAAAGTATGATGTCAATGTTGAATTTAAAACTTTCTAATGGTAAATATACTGTTAGGTTAAAAGATGATGAATATACTATGAAAGATGTAAGTTTCACAGTAACGGATGATGGAATTGCTAATTATGATAGTATTGTTAATTTTATGCTTAGAAAGAAAAAATCTGAAGGAAAAGCAAAAGAAATTCCAGTTACTTTAATGCTAACTACTCAAAAAGGAGAAGCTAAGGATGTTGTAATGAGGAATTACGAATTTGAAGTTTTTGATAAGGAAACAGGAAAATTTGTTACATCAGCGACTTCTGATAAATCAATGTTAAATTTAAAGCTTCTTGATGGAATTTATACATTAAAACTTAAGAAGAATAAAGATTACACAATGAAAGATATAAGATTGGATGTATATGAAGATGATGGGTCTTATACTATTGATGAAAAAGAATCTATGGAGTTGAATTTAGTTAAAATCCAATCTGAAGATGAAAAGCCAGCTATTCCGGAAATTAAAGGTTCTAAAGAGGTTTTAGTCAGAGTATTATTTGATGGCAAACCTAAAGTTGATTTTAAAGTTGGTTTAATGGAATTTAATCCAATTCCTAATATAATTCAACAAGGTTCAACAAATGAAAAAGGTGAAGTTAAATTTAGCGGTTTTAAGAGTAATGTTAAATATCAACTAAGACTTAGAAGTACAGATAAAACTATGACTTTTGAAACTGAAGTTTTTGAATTTACTACTAATGAAAAAGGTTTGATAACAAAGATTAATGATAAAGAAGTTAGTAGTAAAGAAGATGCTGTAGTAGAGTTTAGAGGTTCTAATAAAGATTCTGAAAAATTTAAAACTTTTCCGGTCGAATTTTATGCTAAATATAAAGATGGAACTCCTGCAAAAGGAGTAGAGTTTTCTATTAATAGACTTTCTCCAAGATTATCTTCATATAGAAAAGTAAAATCTGATGAAAACGGAAAAGTTGTTTTCATGCTTGAAGGAGAAGCTCCAAAAGATGCTTCCTTTGGAAGATTATATAATATTACAATTTCAAAAATGGAAATGTTTAAACATAAATCAGTTCCTTTTGGTATGGATTTTACTGTTGACGACAAAGGAAATATAAAAGTTATAAGTGTTGAAAGAGAAATAGACGACAAAGAAACAGATACTTCAAATCCTGATAAATATAATAAGACATTTACTCTTGAAAAAGTAGATAAAACACAAATTTATAAAGATTTTAAATTTGTATATGATAAAGCTGTTGAATATTTGAAGAATACTAAATTTGAAAATAGCAAAGAGGCAGATAAAGCAAAAAAAGATTTGGAAAATATAATAGATGCATCAAAGATAGAGTTAGAAGAAACTATTCCTGAATATGCACTTAAAAAGATTGAAGAATTGAATACTGCCATAGATAATTTAAAAAAGTATGAATATAAATCTGAAAAAGTAAAAGACAGTTGGAAATTGATAAACAATGAGTGGTTTAGATATGATAAAGATGGAAATATAATGAAAAATAGTTGGTTTGAAGAAAATGGAAACTGGTATTATCTTGAATCAAATGGTTCAATGTCAAATAGCAAATGGGTATTGGCAAGTGGAAACTGGTACTATGCAAATGCAGGTGGAAGAATTTCACAGAACGAGTGGGTTTTAGTCGATGGAGAGTGGTATTATGCAAATGCAAGTGGACGCATTGTCTCTAATGAATGGTTTATTGTCGATAAAAAATGGTATTATGCAGAAGATGATGGACATATAGCTCAAGGAAAAATACTAAAAATTAAAAATATAAATTATACATTTGACTCTAATGGAGCATTAGTTAAATAATTAATATTGAAAACAGAGAAAAACTCACGATTAAGGAGAGTAAAAAGTGTCAATAAGAAAATATTGACACTTTTTTAATGGAG
Above is a genomic segment from Parvimonas micra containing:
- a CDS encoding TetR/AcrR family transcriptional regulator, producing the protein MRNERLPAEERKWQIRYAAKNVFLSKGFHNTTMEDVIAESKMSKGGVYRYYKSTSDMLYDLMEDGCEYRYNIVDNFLTINKNLDKYDAVAEMITEKILDDNELSKVYVMFLQEKQYDENLEKLFLKLKEETFIELKKLYEKFGFSFNYYEYDFLTDFMNSLILGREILTAKNSFSKNRVVLKKFIYDYLKNLEE